A genomic stretch from Bacillus sp. E(2018) includes:
- a CDS encoding cation-translocating P-type ATPase, giving the protein MKEHKITGLSCGHCALKLEEQIQQLPGGERAKVQFNSSKIVIDEQMDMDSVRSILSTENVRLESDGEPTGPNWLMIGLYVSVASFIAALVTEHMLNITYLSIAFYAVATISSGYSTFIKGLRNLTKLKFDINTLMTVALVGAVAIGEWKEAALVAILFGINELLESYGMEKARRSMESLLKVAPKEALLLNDGKTEVISIEELAVDDVVLVKTGQKIPSDGVVVYGRSSVNEAAITGESLPVEKESGETVFGGSINNEGVLHVKITKTYNQSALSKILALVQEAQESKTPTELFINRFANYYTPIIMVVSALVMLVPPLLFNDPWGEWFYQGLAVLIVGCPCALILSSPIAILSGITVNARNGILIKGGAYLEQLGKVNVIAFDKTGTLTLGEPHVVADQAFHPDFYKVAYAIESSSSHPLAKAVVAKCRELGTEEIEADEITTVSGQGITAIVAQKRYRLGNEKIVGETNASEDIKRIIDRFKEEGNTIVLVASDTEILGVFAIADEIRKESPNIISMLHKKGIKETVMLTGDHPTVAEKVANMTGVSSFFGGLLPEDKVNKVKSLKKHGKVAMIGDGINDAPALATADIGIAMGKGTDSAIETADIVLMQDHLGKLPDAVQVSRKVNKIIKWNIGLSLGLKLIALLLTIPGWLTLWIAILSDMGATILVTLISLTVLLHNRK; this is encoded by the coding sequence ATGAAAGAGCATAAGATTACTGGATTATCGTGTGGCCATTGTGCGTTAAAGCTGGAAGAACAGATTCAACAGCTTCCAGGTGGAGAACGAGCGAAAGTACAGTTTAATTCAAGTAAAATTGTGATAGATGAACAAATGGATATGGACAGTGTACGTTCTATTCTTTCGACGGAAAATGTGAGACTTGAATCAGATGGAGAGCCAACAGGGCCAAATTGGCTCATGATCGGTTTGTATGTATCAGTTGCATCCTTTATTGCCGCGCTGGTAACAGAACATATGTTGAACATAACGTATCTTTCCATAGCATTTTATGCAGTTGCGACGATTTCTTCTGGGTACTCAACGTTTATAAAAGGTCTCCGAAATCTTACGAAGTTGAAATTTGATATAAACACTTTAATGACAGTTGCTTTAGTTGGTGCCGTAGCGATTGGAGAATGGAAAGAAGCTGCACTTGTGGCTATTCTTTTTGGAATTAACGAGTTGCTTGAATCTTACGGAATGGAAAAAGCACGACGTTCGATGGAATCCTTACTTAAGGTAGCACCAAAAGAAGCGCTTTTGTTAAATGACGGGAAGACAGAAGTAATCTCGATTGAAGAACTAGCAGTAGATGACGTCGTACTCGTAAAAACGGGGCAAAAGATTCCATCAGACGGTGTTGTAGTCTATGGAAGGAGTTCTGTGAACGAAGCTGCGATCACGGGTGAATCACTTCCTGTGGAAAAAGAGAGTGGAGAGACCGTATTTGGTGGAAGCATCAACAACGAAGGTGTACTTCATGTGAAAATTACGAAGACCTATAACCAATCAGCTCTTTCTAAAATATTGGCTCTCGTTCAGGAAGCACAAGAATCCAAAACGCCAACGGAGCTTTTCATCAATCGGTTTGCGAACTATTACACGCCGATCATCATGGTAGTTTCTGCACTTGTTATGTTAGTACCGCCACTTTTGTTCAATGATCCATGGGGGGAATGGTTCTACCAAGGTCTCGCGGTATTGATTGTCGGTTGTCCTTGTGCGCTTATTCTTTCGTCACCGATTGCAATACTATCTGGTATTACAGTCAACGCAAGAAACGGAATTCTGATCAAAGGTGGAGCGTATCTAGAACAACTTGGTAAGGTCAATGTTATCGCATTTGATAAAACAGGCACACTAACACTCGGAGAACCACATGTTGTGGCAGATCAAGCGTTTCACCCTGACTTTTACAAAGTAGCTTATGCGATTGAGAGCTCATCATCTCATCCTCTTGCAAAAGCAGTAGTCGCAAAGTGCCGCGAGCTGGGAACGGAAGAAATTGAAGCGGATGAGATCACAACTGTTAGTGGCCAAGGAATTACTGCAATTGTCGCTCAGAAAAGATATAGGCTAGGAAACGAGAAAATCGTTGGGGAAACAAATGCGAGTGAAGATATAAAACGTATTATTGATCGTTTTAAAGAAGAAGGCAATACGATCGTCCTCGTTGCGAGTGACACGGAAATTCTCGGTGTGTTTGCTATTGCAGATGAAATTAGAAAAGAAAGTCCTAATATCATCTCTATGCTTCATAAAAAGGGAATAAAAGAAACCGTCATGCTGACGGGTGATCACCCAACTGTTGCCGAAAAAGTGGCTAACATGACGGGGGTTTCATCATTCTTTGGTGGCTTGCTGCCGGAGGATAAAGTAAATAAAGTTAAATCCCTTAAAAAGCATGGAAAAGTAGCAATGATAGGGGATGGAATCAACGATGCTCCTGCACTGGCTACGGCTGACATCGGTATAGCGATGGGAAAAGGAACAGATAGTGCCATCGAAACGGCAGATATCGTACTCATGCAAGATCATTTAGGAAAACTTCCAGATGCTGTACAGGTT
- a CDS encoding metalloregulator ArsR/SmtB family transcription factor yields the protein MSDQPNKYEHLDEETLFIVSQTFKALSDPTRIRILHLLGERECNVSEIAEELSLMQSTVSHQLRFLKNLRLVKFRRAGTTLFYSIDDEHVMTLLHQSIHHARHD from the coding sequence ATGTCTGATCAACCAAACAAATATGAACATCTCGATGAGGAAACACTATTTATCGTATCTCAAACATTTAAAGCACTTTCCGATCCAACTCGAATTCGTATTTTGCATTTATTAGGCGAGAGAGAGTGCAATGTATCGGAAATTGCTGAGGAACTATCACTCATGCAATCAACAGTATCCCATCAGTTACGCTTTTTAAAAAATTTAAGACTTGTTAAATTTAGACGCGCAGGAACAACACTATTCTACTCTATAGATGACGAGCATGTGATGACCCTTCTGCATCAATCCATCCATCATGCGAGACACGACTAG
- a CDS encoding DUF418 domain-containing protein, with protein MNWKPVGDQGRIQSLDIMRGIAIFGILLVNMKSFSGPDSPIRALSYEYFDEPYNVWTNVLLEFFVQGNFITMFSFLFGFGIVLMAERAAAKNTKFVPVFLRRQFVLLVFGILHVLFFWYGDILIMYAIVGLFMLIFYRLNKKVLIITGFLLITVYSLFMTTLTYDYWISGTAITYQSTQNELNEQEIAQSIQIYSNGTYLEIMKERIHEWGDLNRYFLFFIAGLLPMFLFGAYAAKKRTFATRSLWKLWLVTLILGPGSKIFAVIFFPFKGEDWRYETAMSWGYEFGGAMMSIFYICSIVLLYRSGKCKRLFNYFQFTGRMAFTNYLTQSIIATTIFYSYGLGLYGEFGPFVGVLLACVIFSIQVIFSKWWMERYYIGPLEWVWRSLTYGRKQRFKRKEIRHV; from the coding sequence ATGAATTGGAAGCCAGTCGGTGATCAAGGTAGAATTCAATCGTTAGATATTATGCGCGGTATAGCCATTTTTGGCATCTTACTCGTAAATATGAAGTCATTTTCAGGACCAGATTCACCGATTCGTGCGTTAAGCTACGAATATTTTGATGAGCCGTATAACGTTTGGACAAATGTGCTATTAGAGTTTTTTGTTCAAGGAAACTTTATAACGATGTTTTCCTTTTTATTTGGGTTTGGTATTGTGTTAATGGCAGAAAGAGCCGCGGCAAAAAATACGAAGTTCGTTCCTGTTTTTCTAAGACGTCAGTTTGTTCTGCTAGTGTTTGGAATTCTGCATGTTCTGTTTTTTTGGTACGGTGACATTTTGATCATGTACGCGATTGTAGGTTTGTTCATGTTAATTTTCTATCGTTTAAATAAGAAAGTATTAATCATCACCGGATTTCTGTTGATAACAGTTTACAGTTTGTTTATGACTACACTTACGTACGATTATTGGATTAGTGGCACTGCGATAACTTATCAAAGCACGCAAAATGAGCTTAATGAGCAAGAAATTGCTCAATCTATTCAAATATACAGCAATGGTACATACCTAGAGATCATGAAGGAAAGAATTCATGAATGGGGAGATTTAAACCGCTACTTTCTCTTTTTTATAGCAGGACTTTTGCCGATGTTTTTATTCGGTGCGTATGCTGCTAAAAAAAGAACGTTCGCGACTCGAAGTTTATGGAAACTATGGTTGGTAACATTGATACTTGGTCCTGGCAGTAAAATATTCGCTGTCATTTTCTTTCCTTTTAAAGGCGAAGATTGGCGTTATGAGACTGCGATGTCATGGGGATACGAATTTGGTGGTGCAATGATGAGCATCTTCTACATCTGCAGCATCGTTCTTCTTTACCGAAGTGGGAAATGTAAACGTTTGTTTAACTATTTTCAATTTACAGGTCGCATGGCTTTTACGAATTATTTAACACAATCGATTATTGCGACAACGATCTTCTATAGTTATGGGTTAGGTTTGTATGGTGAATTTGGACCATTCGTTGGTGTTCTCTTGGCGTGCGTCATTTTTTCTATACAAGTTATTTTTTCAAAGTGGTGGATGGAAAGGTATTACATAGGGCCACTTGAGTGGGTGTGGCGATCATTGACATATGGCCGAAAACAGCGATTTAAAAGAAAAGAAATTCGCCATGTTTAA
- a CDS encoding SGNH/GDSL hydrolase family protein encodes MKKYTLTVVSIVSIAATILWLFGLGWTLQDQFSANKKVSQLKEKTESTSTEKQDGTLTIFALGDSLTRGTGDADGKGYTGYLTERLKEKTEQDINLLNTAIKGETSRGLLNQLQQSEIQRQAKQADVIVMTIGGNDLFQQGAALENLDDNAINGKKQIYLSNVKKIYTQLRELNPEAVIYHVGLYNPFSNMPDSKTTSSIVRDWNFQSAETAAGFENIVYVPTFDLFQLQVENYLYTDQFHPNTEGYKLIAERVASLIKFEQEENES; translated from the coding sequence TTGAAAAAATATACCTTAACGGTCGTTTCAATTGTATCCATCGCAGCTACAATATTATGGTTGTTTGGTCTTGGCTGGACGTTACAGGATCAGTTTTCCGCCAATAAAAAAGTTTCACAGCTCAAAGAAAAAACCGAATCAACTTCAACAGAGAAACAAGACGGCACACTTACGATCTTTGCATTAGGCGATTCTCTCACTCGCGGAACCGGCGACGCTGATGGAAAAGGTTATACCGGCTATCTAACAGAGCGCTTAAAAGAAAAAACTGAACAAGATATTAACCTGTTAAACACTGCCATCAAAGGAGAAACATCTAGAGGTCTTCTTAATCAGCTGCAGCAAAGTGAGATTCAGCGCCAAGCTAAACAAGCAGATGTTATCGTCATGACGATTGGCGGGAATGATCTTTTTCAACAAGGAGCAGCACTTGAGAATTTAGATGATAATGCGATTAACGGTAAAAAACAGATCTATTTAAGCAATGTAAAAAAAATCTATACACAGCTCAGAGAACTGAATCCTGAGGCAGTCATCTATCATGTCGGATTGTACAACCCTTTTAGCAATATGCCTGATTCAAAAACGACTTCTTCAATCGTCAGAGACTGGAACTTTCAGTCTGCTGAAACAGCAGCTGGGTTTGAAAACATCGTATATGTACCTACCTTTGATCTCTTTCAGCTTCAAGTAGAAAACTATCTCTATACCGATCAATTTCATCCTAACACGGAAGGTTACAAGCTGATTGCTGAACGAGTAGCCTCACTGATCAAATTTGAACAGGAGGAGAACGAATCATGA
- a CDS encoding ABC transporter ATP-binding protein — protein sequence MSQTPALEVENLTKKIKGKQIIKGVSFTLVPGEVFGFLGPNGAGKTTTIRMIVGLISPTSGTIKIGGKNVRTEFTEAMKHLGCIVENPELYPYLTGWENLAHFQKMDSSIPKTRLNEVIELVGLQNRIHDRVSTYSLGMRQRLGIAQALLGKPKVLILDEPTNGLDPAGIREMREFIRQLAREENLSVLVSSHLLSEIQLMCDRVAIISKGSVLRTDSVDNLLAEQERVIWRAEPIQVAKEILSLETEVTEGPDQTLITLYNEPLLPDWNEKLVKAGVKVKEMRTQLPSLEDLFLEVTGGESID from the coding sequence ATGAGTCAAACACCCGCATTAGAAGTAGAGAATTTAACAAAGAAAATTAAAGGCAAACAGATTATAAAAGGAGTATCGTTCACACTTGTTCCCGGAGAAGTCTTTGGTTTTCTCGGGCCGAACGGCGCTGGGAAAACGACGACGATTCGAATGATCGTTGGTTTGATTTCTCCCACTTCTGGAACGATTAAAATTGGCGGTAAGAATGTAAGAACTGAATTCACAGAAGCTATGAAACATCTCGGTTGTATTGTTGAGAACCCTGAACTATACCCGTACTTAACAGGATGGGAAAATCTTGCTCACTTCCAAAAAATGGATTCTTCCATTCCTAAGACGAGATTAAACGAAGTTATCGAACTCGTAGGATTACAGAATCGGATACATGATCGTGTGAGTACATATTCACTCGGTATGAGACAGCGTTTAGGAATTGCTCAAGCTCTTTTAGGAAAACCGAAAGTACTTATTTTGGACGAGCCGACAAACGGACTCGACCCTGCAGGTATTCGTGAGATGCGTGAATTTATACGACAGTTAGCAAGAGAAGAAAACTTAAGCGTCCTTGTATCATCCCATTTGTTAAGTGAGATTCAGCTGATGTGTGATCGTGTGGCGATCATCTCAAAAGGGTCGGTCTTACGCACAGACTCTGTTGATAACCTATTGGCTGAACAGGAACGTGTGATTTGGCGTGCTGAACCTATTCAAGTGGCTAAAGAGATTCTTTCTCTGGAAACAGAAGTTACAGAAGGTCCTGATCAAACACTAATCACGTTATATAATGAACCATTGCTGCCAGATTGGAACGAAAAACTCGTAAAAGCTGGAGTGAAGGTAAAAGAAATGAGAACTCAGCTTCCTTCTTTAGAAGATCTGTTCTTAGAAGTAACAGGAGGCGAAAGCATTGATTAA
- a CDS encoding ABC transporter permease, with product MINLVRNEMLKLLRKKRLYVIILIIAFLVPLFTYAQFKEIQDQREKMGNQDWRTTLQQEITDTQNRLSSSRIQDEWRKFLKIRLSQQQYYLENDIDPRAPGAPTFMRIFVENSIDLLLPLLVMVIVADLVSSESSGGTIKLLLTRPVKRWRILLSKYLAMLLSISFIVLSVAVLSYGISGVVFGYGGWNMPLLTGFTVSGDELLTENVHIVPQWQYILMEFGLVWYVCMIVGTLTFMLSVLLRSTAAVMGIMLASLIAGAILANMVSSWESAKYFFMVNLNLTNYVSGMATPIEGMSLGFSMSVLAVWGIAGFIIAFVTFSKRDIY from the coding sequence TTGATTAATCTTGTCCGGAATGAAATGTTAAAGCTTCTAAGGAAAAAACGTTTGTATGTCATCATCTTGATCATCGCGTTCTTAGTTCCTCTTTTTACATACGCTCAGTTTAAAGAGATTCAAGATCAACGTGAGAAGATGGGGAATCAAGATTGGCGAACTACACTGCAGCAAGAGATCACTGACACTCAAAATCGATTAAGCTCCAGCCGCATTCAAGATGAATGGCGTAAATTTCTAAAGATAAGACTTTCACAGCAACAGTATTATTTAGAGAACGATATCGATCCACGTGCTCCAGGTGCACCAACGTTCATGCGAATATTCGTCGAGAACTCGATCGATCTACTTCTTCCGCTGCTCGTCATGGTCATCGTGGCAGATCTCGTTTCTTCTGAATCAAGCGGTGGAACGATCAAGCTCTTACTCACCCGGCCAGTTAAACGATGGCGTATTCTGCTAAGTAAATATTTAGCGATGCTGCTCTCGATATCCTTTATCGTTCTGTCAGTAGCCGTTCTATCTTATGGTATATCTGGGGTCGTTTTCGGATATGGCGGATGGAACATGCCTCTATTAACAGGATTTACGGTTTCAGGAGATGAACTTTTAACAGAAAATGTACACATCGTTCCACAATGGCAATACATCCTGATGGAATTCGGTCTCGTATGGTATGTATGTATGATCGTCGGAACACTCACCTTCATGCTGTCCGTACTGTTAAGAAGTACGGCTGCCGTTATGGGAATCATGCTCGCTTCACTCATTGCCGGAGCCATTTTAGCAAACATGGTATCCTCTTGGGAAAGTGCGAAATATTTCTTTATGGTAAACCTGAACCTCACAAACTACGTGAGTGGAATGGCAACTCCAATTGAAGGAATGTCGTTAGGCTTCTCTATGAGCGTACTTGCTGTCTGGGGAATTGCTGGATTCATCATCGCTTTCGTAACGTTTTCTAAGAGAGATATCTATTAA
- a CDS encoding methyl-accepting chemotaxis protein, translated as MFKRIQTKIMLSVSILVAITLLSVSLFSYFQTKQQLESNSNEQATSLSSEVKASTELYLKSYGDTIDRYSRDSRLITYLKTVKTNETKGLNEVWPIVDQDFKHFLDLNKNVAVLYIGAETKQFKTTPKLELPDGFDPTERPWYQTAKQTPEKIMWTEPYEDASSGEYVVTVTKPVLDPATDEVLGVVGLDLNLGGLTSMINKTKVSYKGYPVLFDPKGMALVHPTQQGKDLSKETFIKELYKNEKGNVSYTYQNKDRELYYTTIADTNWKLGFVYDQKELLKDAEELLNMILIFTSVAVIAALGVTYMLAKSISKPITRLQAQVQKVAEGDLTISVEAKSKDEVGSLTHHFNAMVENMRGLITSVSHSVATVNESTSNLSAVSEETIAASEEVSRAVREIASGATTQAEDADETNRRTMDLSIQIEKVNEQAEEMTRLSLLAEEANKKGISQMDVLREKTGESNQVLKNIESVISGLAVKVEEIEQVIQSITEISNQTNLLALNASIEAARAGESGRGFAVVADEVRKLAEQSAVAADKVRKTISGIGEESERAVHEMAYTKRIAHDQNMTVTDTESAFNEISGTMADMVRSIEQITSEVEMINNYKEEVVASIQSIAAVAEQSAAASEEVSASSEEQVRALSTVSQSAEELNDASQALTEMIKHFKI; from the coding sequence ATGTTTAAAAGAATTCAAACGAAGATCATGCTTTCTGTAAGTATTCTAGTAGCTATTACACTCTTATCTGTATCGCTATTTTCTTATTTCCAAACCAAACAACAGCTTGAAAGCAACAGCAACGAACAAGCAACAAGTCTTTCAAGCGAAGTTAAAGCCTCAACAGAGCTGTATCTGAAATCATATGGAGATACAATTGATCGATACAGCCGGGACAGCAGACTTATCACTTATTTAAAAACAGTAAAAACGAATGAAACAAAAGGTTTGAATGAAGTTTGGCCGATAGTAGATCAAGACTTCAAACACTTTTTGGATCTTAATAAGAACGTTGCAGTCTTATACATAGGTGCAGAGACAAAACAGTTCAAAACGACTCCGAAACTTGAGCTGCCAGATGGATTTGATCCAACGGAACGTCCTTGGTATCAAACGGCAAAACAAACGCCAGAAAAAATAATGTGGACAGAACCGTACGAAGATGCTAGTTCAGGTGAATATGTTGTTACGGTTACAAAACCTGTATTAGACCCTGCAACAGATGAGGTTCTTGGTGTAGTTGGTCTTGATCTAAATCTTGGTGGATTAACGAGCATGATCAACAAAACAAAAGTCAGTTACAAGGGATATCCAGTGCTTTTTGATCCGAAAGGTATGGCACTCGTTCATCCGACACAACAAGGCAAAGACTTAAGTAAAGAAACATTTATTAAAGAGTTATACAAAAATGAAAAAGGAAACGTTTCATATACTTATCAGAATAAAGACCGAGAACTCTATTACACGACGATAGCGGACACGAACTGGAAGCTCGGTTTTGTTTACGATCAAAAAGAGTTACTAAAAGATGCTGAAGAGCTTTTAAACATGATACTAATATTTACTTCTGTCGCAGTGATCGCAGCTTTAGGTGTAACGTATATGTTGGCAAAAAGCATTTCTAAGCCGATTACTAGATTACAAGCACAAGTACAAAAAGTAGCAGAAGGCGACCTTACAATATCTGTTGAAGCTAAATCTAAAGACGAAGTGGGGAGCCTCACTCATCATTTTAACGCGATGGTGGAAAACATGCGGGGACTAATAACGTCGGTCAGTCATTCTGTTGCAACGGTTAATGAATCTACCTCAAACTTGAGTGCCGTGTCTGAAGAAACGATCGCAGCAAGTGAAGAAGTTTCAAGAGCTGTCAGAGAGATTGCTTCTGGAGCTACCACACAAGCGGAAGATGCCGATGAAACAAACCGTCGAACGATGGATTTATCCATACAGATCGAAAAAGTGAACGAACAAGCAGAAGAGATGACACGCTTATCTCTATTAGCGGAGGAAGCTAATAAAAAAGGAATCTCACAAATGGACGTCTTGCGTGAAAAAACGGGTGAAAGTAACCAAGTTCTGAAAAACATTGAATCTGTTATTTCTGGACTAGCTGTAAAAGTAGAAGAGATCGAGCAAGTGATTCAATCGATCACGGAGATTTCGAATCAGACTAATCTGCTAGCTTTGAATGCAAGTATTGAAGCAGCTAGAGCAGGTGAGAGCGGGCGAGGTTTCGCGGTGGTTGCTGATGAAGTACGTAAATTAGCAGAACAATCAGCTGTTGCTGCAGACAAAGTACGTAAGACGATCTCAGGGATTGGTGAAGAATCTGAAAGAGCTGTACACGAGATGGCATACACAAAAAGAATTGCTCATGATCAGAACATGACCGTAACAGATACAGAGTCTGCTTTTAACGAAATCTCAGGTACGATGGCTGATATGGTGAGATCAATCGAACAGATTACGAGTGAAGTAGAGATGATAAACAACTATAAAGAGGAAGTAGTAGCTTCCATTCAAAGTATCGCAGCAGTAGCCGAACAATCTGCAGCAGCAAGTGAAGAAGTCAGCGCGTCTTCTGAAGAGCAAGTGCGGGCACTCTCCACGGTTTCACAGTCGGCCGAAGAATTGAACGATGCTTCACAAGCGCTGACTGAGATGATCAAACACTTTAAGATCTAG
- a CDS encoding TerC family protein: protein MDFLTPDFWSALLAIVVIDLVLAGDNAIVIGLAARNLPKENQKKVIIWGTVGAIVIRAAATLAVVWLLQIPGLLLAGGLILVVIAYKLMIEEKDHDIEAQNSVWAAIRTIIIADAVMGLDNVLAVAGAAHGDFLLVVIGLLISVPIVVWGSTLFLKVIDKYPFIITIGAGVLAWTASKMIVGEKFMAPYFENGFVKYGFEVLVVLLVLGLGTLKKRKIAQERASEKVLARKEA from the coding sequence ATGGATTTTTTAACACCAGATTTTTGGTCGGCCTTATTGGCGATCGTTGTTATCGACTTAGTATTAGCTGGTGATAACGCAATTGTAATCGGCTTGGCAGCTAGAAACTTGCCGAAGGAAAATCAGAAGAAAGTAATCATCTGGGGAACAGTAGGAGCGATCGTGATTCGTGCAGCAGCTACGCTCGCGGTTGTATGGCTGCTACAGATTCCAGGCTTGCTGCTTGCAGGTGGATTAATTCTTGTCGTTATCGCTTATAAGCTGATGATCGAAGAAAAAGATCATGATATTGAAGCACAAAACAGTGTTTGGGCGGCGATTCGTACCATTATTATTGCAGATGCAGTAATGGGTCTTGATAACGTTCTTGCCGTAGCAGGAGCTGCACATGGCGATTTCTTACTGGTTGTAATCGGATTATTGATCTCAGTGCCTATTGTTGTTTGGGGAAGTACATTGTTCTTAAAGGTTATTGATAAATACCCGTTCATCATCACAATTGGAGCAGGTGTTCTTGCCTGGACGGCTTCTAAAATGATTGTTGGAGAAAAATTCATGGCTCCTTATTTTGAGAACGGATTTGTGAAATATGGATTTGAAGTTCTTGTAGTGCTACTTGTTTTAGGATTAGGTACACTTAAGAAAAGAAAGATCGCTCAGGAGAGAGCATCTGAAAAAGTGCTTGCTAGAAAAGAAGCTTAA
- a CDS encoding YihY/virulence factor BrkB family protein, translated as MRWFMKQWFHRFFQDKVFDLSAQLAYYFLVSLFPFVFLIFTILSFLPISSSYVLSLFQSIAPEEAYALLEYNLVAVLDEHRGDVLSASLIIMIWLATIGTHAIIRVFNQAYQVEESRPFVKELILGMFLTFGLVIAVITALLLPVFGRSIGIYIFERTGFSHPVWHIWETARYVIGFSVLLSIFSALYRFAPNVRLTFRNVWPGAIFSTAGWHLFSYLFSSYVLIFDYGQIYGNLGALLTLMVWFYLSAMILIAGGQLNAILALKRELRK; from the coding sequence GTGCGCTGGTTTATGAAACAGTGGTTTCACCGTTTCTTTCAAGATAAAGTATTTGATCTTTCTGCACAGCTTGCTTATTACTTCCTAGTTTCTCTGTTTCCTTTTGTTTTTCTCATCTTTACGATCCTTAGCTTTTTGCCTATATCTTCTTCTTACGTCCTATCACTTTTTCAGTCTATTGCACCGGAAGAAGCATATGCTTTACTAGAGTATAATCTAGTGGCTGTATTGGACGAGCATAGAGGAGATGTATTATCTGCTTCACTAATCATCATGATTTGGTTAGCGACAATTGGGACGCACGCAATCATTCGTGTTTTCAACCAAGCATACCAAGTAGAGGAGAGCCGCCCCTTTGTAAAAGAGCTTATCTTAGGTATGTTCCTTACGTTTGGCCTTGTAATAGCAGTTATTACTGCTCTCTTATTGCCGGTCTTTGGAAGGAGTATCGGAATTTACATATTCGAAAGAACGGGATTCTCTCATCCTGTATGGCACATTTGGGAAACAGCACGCTATGTTATTGGGTTCTCTGTGCTTCTCTCCATCTTCTCAGCTCTCTATCGTTTTGCACCAAACGTAAGATTAACGTTCAGAAACGTTTGGCCAGGGGCTATTTTCTCGACAGCAGGCTGGCATCTATTTTCTTACTTGTTTTCTTCCTATGTTCTTATTTTCGACTACGGACAGATATACGGAAATTTAGGCGCATTATTAACATTGATGGTCTGGTTCTATCTATCTGCGATGATCTTAATTGCTGGTGGACAGTTGAACGCGATACTTGCATTAAAGAGGGAATTAAGAAAATAA